From a single Raphanus sativus cultivar WK10039 chromosome 3, ASM80110v3, whole genome shotgun sequence genomic region:
- the LOC108847171 gene encoding vesicle-associated membrane protein 722-like: MKSNNKSTLVRNKSDRLNQCYLVLHSVRVSALINLTSLGKLPCFSYKNMAQQQSSLICSFVARGTVILVEFTGFEGEFTSIATQYLQKLPSSNNKLTYNCDGHNFSYLVENGFTYCVVAVESAGRQIPMAYLERVKEDFNKRYGGGMAATAQANSLNKEFGSKLKEHMQYCMDHPDEIIELAKMKAQQAKDDMRKGIEKILSRGISCSLSCSSEPQVFIRPRRRKMRFQNMKLIVLAIIIALILIIILSVCGGFNCGK; this comes from the exons ATGAAATCGAATAACAAATCAACGTTAGTGAGGAATAAGTCAGACAGACTAAATCAATGTTATTTAGTCCTCCATTCTGTACGCGTTTCAGCGTTAATAAATCTCACATCTCTCGGTAAATTGCCGTGTTTTTCTTACAAGAATATGGCGCAACAACAATCCTCGTTGATATGCAGCTTCGTGGCTCGAGGCACAGTAATCCTCGTGGAGTTCACTGGTTTCGAAGGCGAGTTCACATCCATCGCTACACAGTATCTTCAAAAGCTTCCTTCCTCAAACAACAAGCTCACCTACAACTGTGATGGTCATAACTTCAGTTACCTCGTTGAAAATGGTTTCA CCTATTGTGTTGTTGCAGTTGAATCTGCTGGGAGGCAGATTCCTATGGCCTATTTGGAACGAGTGAAGGAGGATTTCAACAAGAGATACGGTGGTGGAATGGCTGCAACTGCTCAAGCAAACAGCTTAAATAAAGAATTTGG GTCGAAACTCAAAGAGCACATGCAGTATTGCATGGACCATCCTGATGAGATTATCGAGCTTGCTAAGATGAAAGCTCAACAAGCTAAAGATGACATGAGGAAAGGAATTGAAAAG ATTCTTAGCCGTGGGATATCTTGTAGTTTGAGTTGCAGCTCAGAG CCACAGGTTTTCATAAGACCAAGGAGAAGAAAGATGCGGTTTCAGAACATGAAACTCATTGTTCTTGCAATCATCATCGCCTTGatcctcatcatcatcctctCAGTCTGCGGTGGCTTCAACTGTGGCAAATGA
- the LOC108845409 gene encoding transcription elongation factor TFIIS-like, with the protein MTTKKIATETEKARAGDGGCKSFAARPVQDKAEEALQLCFNIKASRGDEEEEAVYPEVSGTNPKVVAAVKKNDKDTLELFDIAKKSADVANAKGLLAAKAETSICVDTLSLLICFPISATAPETRRIMDRLGHLTRHKDRKICNSASALFQHWSQIIRDQQH; encoded by the exons ATGACGACGAAGAAAATTGCGACTGAAACAGAGAAGGCTAGGGCTGGTGATGGCGGTTGCAAATCTTTCGCAGCGAGGCCTGTCCAG GATAAAGCTGAAGAAGCCTTGCAACTCTGTTTCAACATCAAGGCCTCTAGAGGTGACGAAGAGGAAGAAGCGGTCTATCCCGAAGTTTCTGGAACAAACCCTAAAGTTGTTGCAGCCGTGAAGAAGAACGACAAGGATACGTTGGAGCTGTTCGACATAGCCAAGAAATCAGCGGATGTGGCCAACGCGAAGGGACTTCTTGCGGCTAAAGCAGAGACATCTATCTGTGTGGATACTCTCTCTTTGCTCATTTGTTTTCCCATAAGCGCAACAGCTCCTGAAACGAGGAGGATCATGGATAGGCTTGGGCACCTCACAAGGCATAAAGACCGCAAAATCTGCAATTCCGCTTCGGCTCTTTTTCAACATTGGAGTCAGATCATAAGAGATCAACAACACTAA
- the LOC130509145 gene encoding uncharacterized protein LOC130509145 — protein sequence MWKFKPFAQKEPAGLEGRYLEIGSLKVQVRGVIAEGGFSSVYLAQDTNHASKQYALKHMICNDEESLELVMKEISVLKSLKGHPNVVALYAHGVLDTGRNKKEALLAMEYCGKSLVEVLESRGAGYFEEKQALLIFRDVCNAVFAMHSQSPRIAHRDLKAENLLLSSDGQWKLCDFGSVSTNHKVFERAEEMGIEEDNIRKHTTPAYRAPEMWDLFRREIISEKVDIWALGCLLYRICYFKSAFDGESKLQVLNGNYRIPESPKYSSSVTDLIRDMLQGSPDERPDVTQVWFRVNQQLPANLQKSLPDGPPEMQSTDGSSSKPSSKSSPAPRRSPPPPPPSSSGEQASGGGPLGAFWATQHAQTSVVSEDNNTNIAKKPSPVRGEARGKDTSPAAAAASNRARVSKDDAFNSFVADFDTAKLDNGNKPGKEEALEAEIERLKDELKHTKSEKAEITAKFEKLSAICRSQRQELQDLKQALASKSASASPSRDLSHNQTSPGMRSVSSTPSRDRVEGSVWDLQQTDRSDWSTGSSDPNSWQPFSEPVLESASKTLNQSVRTKSKPASSAPAPASQGFEPWGFETESFRAAATASASATQRSVSSGNTSQQRFGNTKMRDNQKAAQPAGWAGF from the exons ATGTGGAAGTTCAAACCATTCGCTCAGAAAGAGCCCGCGGGTCTCGAAGGTCGTTACCTCGAGATAGGAAGCCTCAAAGTCCAGGTGAGAGGCGTCATCGCTGAAGGAGGATTCTCCAGCGTCTACTTGGCTCAAGACACAAACCACGCGTCTAAGCAGTACGCTTTGAAGCACATGATATGCAACGACGAGGAGTCGCTCGAGCTCGTGATGAAAGAGATCTCTGTTCTGAAATCTCTGAAGGGGCATCCGAACGTAGTCGCGCTGTACGCGCACGGTGTCTTGGATACGGGGAGGAACAAGAAGGAAGCTCTTTTGGCTATGGAGTATTGCGGGAAGTCTCTTGTGGAAGTGCTTGAGAGCAGAGGTGCTGGTTACTTTGAAGAGAAACAGGCTCTTTTGATCTTCAGAGATGTGTGTAATGCTGTCTTTGCGATGCATTCTCAGTCCCCACGCATCGCTCACAG AGACTTGAAGGCTGAGAATCTTCTATTGAGCTCAGATGGACAGTGGAAGCTATGCGATTTCGGAAGCGTTTCAACAAACCACAAGGTATTCGAAAGAGCAGAAGAGATGGGAATTGAAGAAGACAATATAAGGAAACACACAACACCAGCATATAGAGCTCCTGAG aTGTGGGATCTCTTTCGAAGGGAGATTATAAGTGAGAAGGTCGATATATGG GCTCTTGGATGTCTTTTATATCGGATATGCTATTTCAAGAGTGCGTTTGATGGAGAATCAAAGCTTCAGGTTTTAAACGGGAACTACCGTATACCTGAATCTCCCAAGTACAGTTCCTCTGTCACGGATCTCATTAGAGACATGCTTCAAGGTTCACCTGATGAACGACCAGATGTTACACag GTTTGGTTTCGTGTCAACCAGCAGCTTCCTGCTAATTTACAGAAGTCATTACCTGATGGACCACCTGAAATGCAATCTACTGACGGTTCATCATCAAAACCATCAAGCAAATCTTCTCCAGCACCTCGTAGAAgtccaccacctccaccaccatcATCGTCTGGAGAACAAGCTAGTGGAGGAGGCCCTCTTGGTGCCTTTTGGGCGACTCAGCATGCTCAAACCTCTGTTGTATCAGAAGACAACAATACTAACATAGCTAAAAAGCCTAGTCCTGTGAGAGGAGAGGCTCGAGGTAAGGATACAAGTCCTGCTGCAGCAGCAGCCAGTAACAGGGCAAGAGTGTCTAAGGACGATGCTTTTAACTCGTTTGTTGCTGACTTTGATACCGCGAAGCTTGATAATGGTAATAAACCTGGAAAAGAAGAGGCATTGGAAGCTGAGATAGAGAGGTTAAAGGATGAGTTGAAGCATACAAAGTCAGAGAAGGCTGAGATTACTGCTAAGTTCGAAAAGCTTTCTGCTATCTGCAGATCGCAGAGGCAAGAGTTGCAGGATCTCAAGCAAGCACTTGCCTCTAAATCTGCGTCAGCCTCACCAAGCAGAGACTTGTCACATAACCAAACATCTCCAGGGATGCGTTCCGTGTCCTCAACTCCTTCG AGAGATAGGGTTGAAGGAAGTGTTTGGGATCTTCAGCAAACAGACAGGTCTGATTGGTCAACAGGAAGCTCGGATCCAAACTCATGGCAACCTTTTAGTGAACCCGTGTTGGAATCTGCATCAAAGACCCTTAATCAGTCTGTGAGAACAAAAAGTAAACCAGCTTCTTCAGCTCCTGCTCCAGCAAGCCAAGGTTTTGAGCCATGGGGGTTCGAGACAGAGTCCTTCAGAGCTGCTGCAACGGCTTCAGCGTCTGCAACCCAAAGATCTGTAAGTTCTGGAAACACTTCACAACAGAGATTTGGGAACACAAAGATGAGGGATAACCAGAAAGCTGCTCAACCTGCTGGATGGGCTGGCTTCTAA